A portion of the Pagrus major chromosome 8, Pma_NU_1.0 genome contains these proteins:
- the LOC141001082 gene encoding F-box/LRR-repeat protein 14-like — protein sequence MFEMETHISCLFPEILAIIFSYLDVKDKGRVAQVCAAWRDASYHKSVWRGVEAKLHLRRANPSLFPSLQTRGIKKVQILSLRRSLSYVIQGMPHIESLNLCGCFNLTDNGLGHAFVQDIPSLRVLNLSLCKQITDSSLGRIAQYLKNLEVLELGGCSNITNTGLLLIAWGLHRLKSLNLRSCRHVSDVGIGHLSGMTRSAAEGCLSLEKLTLQDCQKLTDLSLKHVSKGLNKLKVLNLSFCGGISDVGMIHLSHMTHLCSLNLRSCDNISDTGIMHLAMGSLRLSGLDVSFCDKIGDQSLAYIAQGLYQLKSLSLCSCHISDDGINRMVRQMHELKTLNIGQCVRITDKGLELIADHLTQLTGIDLYGCTKITKRGLERITQLPCLKVLNLGLWQMTESERVR from the coding sequence ATGTTTGAAATGGAGACACACATATCGTGCCTTTTCCCGGAGATCCTGGCCATTATATTCAGTTATCTGGACGTGAAAGACAAAGGGAGAGTAGCCCAAGTGTGCGCGGCCTGGAGAGACGCGTCCTACCACAAGTCTGTGTGGAGGGGGGTGGAAGCCAAGCTGCATCTGCGGCGGGCGAACCCGTCTCTGTTCCCCAGTCTGCAGACCAGGGGCATCAAAAAAGTTCAGATCCTCAGCCTGAGGAGAAGTCTGAGCTACGTGATTCAGGGGATGCCGCACATCGAAAGCCTTAACCTGTGTGGGTGTTTCAACCTCACGGACAACGGACTGGGACATGCCTTTGTGCAGGACATCCCATCCCTGCGGGTGCTGAACCTCAGCCTTTGTAAACAGATCACTGACTCCAGCCTGGGCAGGATCGCCCAGTACCTCAAAAACTTGGAGGTGCTTGAACTCGGGGGTTGCAGCAACATCACAAACACGGGCCTGTTGCTCATTGCCTGGGGCTTGCACAGACTCAAGAGCCTTAACCTGCGCAGCTGCAGGCATGTGTCGGATGTGGGCATTGGTCACCTGTCCGGCATGACCCGCAGCGCTGCAGAGGGCTGCCTGTCCCTGGAGAAGTTAACCTTGCAGGACTGCCAGAAGCTGACTGACCTTTCTCTCAAACACGTCTCAAAGGGCCTAAACAAGCTCAAAGTGCTCAACCTCAGCTTCTGTGGAGGGATATCAGATGTAGGGATGATCCACCTGTCGCATATGACCCACCTGTGCAGCCTGAATCTGCGGTCATGCGATAACATCAGTGACACAGGGATCATGCATCTGGCTATGGGCTCCCTGCGGCTGTCGGGACTGGACGTGTCCTTCTGTGACAAGATTGGAGATCAGAGCCTGGCGTACATCGCCCAGGGGTTGTACCAGCTCAagtccctctccctctgctcctgcCACATCAGTGATGATGGCATTAACAGGATGGTACGCCAGATGCACGAACTCAAGACCCTCAACATTGGACAGTGTGTGAGGATCACAGACAAAGGGTTGGAGTTGATAGCTGACCACCTGACCCAGCTGACGGGGATTGATCTGTACGGTTGTACTAAGATCACCAAGAGGGGTCTGGAGAGGATAACGCAGCTCCCGTGCCTTAAAGTGTTAAACCTTGGACTGTGGCAGATGacggagagtgagagagtgaggtGA